The Arachis ipaensis cultivar K30076 chromosome B07, Araip1.1, whole genome shotgun sequence genome includes a window with the following:
- the LOC110264988 gene encoding ATP-dependent DNA helicase PIF1-like, whose protein sequence is MSAEIRSRGDIVLNVASSGIASLLLPNGRTAHSRFKIPLNITEDSVCNIKPGSPQAMLLLKAKLIIWDGAPMVSRYCYESLDKCLGDIMRCSPTYSKDLSFGGKVVVLGGDFRQILSIIPQGSRQDIVHSTVNSSYLWKFCQVLKLTKNMRLFVGMTASDQDETEKFGEWLLKVGDGLICDNMDGNMESQLDLCSFELLNSINCSGLPLHKLILKVGVPVMLLRNIDQSSGLCNGTRLQVRKLENHVIECEVLTGNNVGHIALISRMNMVPTNETVPIRFQRRQFPIIVSFAMTINKSQGQTLSHVGLYMSRPVFTYGQLYVALLRVKSKRCLNVLLINHVRMSANSTINVVYREVFEKIVF, encoded by the exons ATGTCTGCTGAGATTCGCTCAAGGGGTGATATAGTGTTAAACGTTGCTTCAAGTGGTATTGCATCTTTACTTCTTCCCAATGGAAGAACGGCACACTCAAGGTTCAAAATACCGCTGAATATAACTGAGGATTCTGTATGTAACATCAAACCTGGTTCCCCTCAAGCAATGTTGTTGTTGAAAGCCAAACTTATAATTTGGGATGGGGCTCCAATGGTTAGTAGGTACTGCTATGAATCGCTTGATAAATGCTTGGGTGATATCATGAGGTGTTCTCCAACATATAGCAAAGATTTGTCctttggaggaaaagtggttgTACTAGGTGGAGACTTTAGACAAATTCTTTCTATCATTCCACAAGGATCGAGACAAGATATCGTTCATTCAACTGTGAATTCGTCTTACCTTTGGAAGTTTTGTCAGGtgctcaaactaacaaaaaatatgAGACTCTTTGTAGGGATGACTGCTTCAGATCAAGATGAGACAGAGAAATTTGGTGAGTGGTTATTGAAAGTTGGTGATGGTCTAATATGTGACAATATGGATG GGAATATGGAGAGTCAACTAGATCTCTGTAGTTTTGAATTACTGAATAGCATAAATTGTTCTGGTTTGCCTCTACATAAATTAATACTCAAGGTTGGTGTTCCGGTGATGTTACTGAGGAATATTGACCAATCTAGTGGTCTTTGTAATGGTACAAGACTACAAGTTAGGAAGCTTGAAAATCATGTCATAGAATGTGAAGTTTTAACGGGTAACAATGTTGGTCATATTGCTTTGATTTCAAGAATGAATATGGTACCAACAAATGAAACTGTCCCAATTAGATTCCAACGAAGACAGTTTCCCATAATAGTATCGTTTGCCATGACAATTAATAAGTCTCAGGGACAAACTTTATCTCATGTTGGATTGTACATGTCCAGACCAGTTTTTACATATGGCCAACTATATGTGGCACTTTtaagagttaagagtaagagatgTTTAAACGTTTTACTTATAAATCACGTAAGAATGTCTGCAAATTCAACCATCAATGTTGTTTATAGAGAAGTCTTTGAAAAAATAGTattctaa
- the LOC110264986 gene encoding uncharacterized protein LOC110264986: protein MVVRYDLIKCINTGPAHKVWKLKVRVIILWTVSHFVKSGMKAPIEMVVLDKEGDTIQCTVKDIFVPIFEDLLAEGNVYVVTNFRVTLNTIKFKSTRHEFRIHFKRDTIVCPVQDSLVPLNGFNFVPFKTIHAESKEDGYLVGKYFVRLIYNACVV, encoded by the exons ATGGTAGTTAG GTATGATCTCATCAAGTGTATCAATACTGGTCCAGCGCATAAGGTGTGGAAGCTTAAAGTACGTGTCATTATACTTTGGACCGTTTCTCACTTTGTAAAATCTGGGATGAAGGCACCTATTGAGATGGTTGTCCTTGATAAAGAG GGAGATACAATTCAATGCACTGTTAAAGACATATTTGTTCCTATCTTTGAGGACCTACTCGCTGAGGGCAACGTGTACGTGGTCACTAATTTTAGAGTTACTTTAAATACCATCAAGTTCAAGTCTACTAGACATGAATTTAGAATCCACTTCAAGAGGGACACGATTGTGTGTCCGGTACAAGATTCTTTAGTTCCATTGAACGGATTCAATTTTGTTCCGTTCAAAACAATTCACGCAGAGTCTAAAGAAGATGGTTATTTAGTTGGTAAGTACTTTGTTAGATTAATCTATAATGCATGTGTTGTTTAA
- the LOC107609169 gene encoding protein phosphatase 2C 37 codes for MAGICCGVVGDGENPATIEPTSSRPLARRSLDLLPLKYIADMAVPPPEGSRKRQKLDLSASPARECENAVESSKSNPSKLKEELNIKKESTNHEASSSSEVPTLISKEKKEVVEECPKYGVTSVCGRRRDMEDAVSVRPSFCQVQNGTNTNDQNDVPFHFFGVYDGHGCSHVATMCKERLHGIVKDEIGKSQENFEWKSAMEKSFTRMDDEVQSWSHSNQTSTCRCELQKPHCDAVGSTAVVAVVTPEKIIVSNCGDSRAVLCRNGVAIPLSSDHKPDRPDELLRVQNAGGRVIYWDGPRVLGVLAMSRAIGDNYLKPYVISEPEVTVTDRSEEDECLILASDGLWDVVSNDTACGVVRMCLKAQKLPSPPGSPGRDVAADGSDKACSDASILLTKLALARHSSDNVSVVVVDLRRDQRQQQS; via the exons ATGGCTGGGATTTGTTGTGGTGTTGTTGGTGACGGAGAGAATCCAGCTACAATTGAGCCAACTTCTTCACGGCCTTTAGCTCGCCGGAGTTTGGACCTCCTGCCGTTGAAATACATTGCCGACATGGCGGTTCCGCCTCCCGAAGGCAGCCGTAAGCGGCAGAAGCTGGATCTCTCTGCCTCTCCGGCGAGGGAGTGCGAGAACGCAGTTGAGAGTTCCAAATCAAACCCTAGTAAACTCAAAGAAGAGCTTAACATCAAGAAGGAATCAACAAATCACGAAGCAAGTAGTAGTTCGGAAGTACCAACGTTAATTTCTAAGGAGAAAAAGGAGGTTGTTGAAGAGTGTCCCAAGTACGGAGTCACATCGGTATGTGGCAGGAGGAGGGACATGGAAGACGCAGTTTCGGTGCGTCCCTCCTTCTGCCAAGTTCAAAACGGCACAAACACAAACGATCAAAACGACGTGCCCTTTCACTTCTTTGGTGTATATGACGGTCATGGATGTTCACAT GTTGCAACTATGTGCAAGGAGAGGCTTCACGGGATTGTGAAGGATGAGATTGGAAAATCTCAAGAGAACTTTGAATGGAAATCCGCCATGGAGAAAAGCTTCACTCGCATGGATGACGAGGTTCAAAGCTGGAGCCATAGCAATCAAACCTCCACCTGCAGGTGCGAGCTCCAAAAACCTCACTGCGACGCCGTCGGCTCCACTGCCGTCGTCGCCGTTGTCACGCCGGAGAAAATCATCGTCTCCAACTGCGGCGACTCTCGCGCCGTACTCTGCCGCAACGGTGTCGCCATCCCCCTCTCCAGTGATCACAAG CCGGACCGACCGGACGAGTTGCTCCGAGTCCAAAACGCCGGTGGGCGCGTGATCTATTGGGACGGTCCAAGAGTGCTTGGGGTGCTGGCCATGTCAAGAGCCATAG GTGATAACTATTTGAAGCCTTATGTGATTTCGGAACCGGAGGTGACTGTTACGGATCGGAGTGAGGAGGATGAGTGTTTGATTCTGGCGAGTGATGGGCTTTGGGATGTTGTTTCTAACGACACGGCGTGTGGGGTGGTCAGGATGTGTCTGAAGGCGCAGAAGCTGCCGTCGCCGCCGGGGTCTCCGGGGAGGGATGTGGCGGCGGATGGATCCGACAAGGCGTGCTCCGATGCTTCGATTCTTCTGACGAAGCTGGCTTTGGCGAGGCACAGCTCCGACAATGTTAGCGTGGTGGTGGTTGATTTGAGGAGGGATCAACGTCAACAACAAAgttga
- the LOC110264987 gene encoding uncharacterized protein LOC110264987, producing MQKRQSFSVVASVAINLAQLYEDVNLSTVKTHPPSDDTQSGQNVDPFVDDEENEIDNRIGTLRSNEAINERDREIVAILRNMLDKYNSLAKCFRFARNRYQQENCTNIKFKLISKRTTDGRTYSLPSASEVAALIVGDVKQLSKDRDIIIERRMDFIWKRTGESPLILRSKRLFQQFLVDAYTMVESKRLKFFRCKQPQLRVDKYKCLHESLINGDVDAARLGKRIILPSTFIGGPRYMMNNCKDAFTICKYTGYPSYFINMTCNPEWDEIRREVTPIGLKAEDRPDILCRVFKIKLDGLIDGVKEGKIFGKILGYVCTVEFQKRGLPHAHILLFMSNKFKPQTPDDIDKHITAEIPDENERANLHGAVQNYIVHGPCELLLKFGCHINVEYTCQTSFIKYLFKYVHKGNDRVTATLYNAGDSSEATQVVDEIRNYYDCRYISDEQPVVYGETSNVNDIVERAISHKSMFLGWMAANMSYPCARSLTYAEFPTKFVWKDNSSKWFPRKKGFAIGRLTHVLAELTMSNDEIKQLCLMDIDKILYSYGKTLKDYPPMPLATEVDSPLLTKRVIREELNFNRDDLKKNASDMLAIAIPEQRYAFDKIVTAVYCDEGGFFFVYGHGGTGKIFL from the exons ATGCAAAAAAGACAATCTTTCTCTGTTGTTGCTTCGGTGGCTATTAATTTGGCACAACTTTATGAAGATGTAAATTTATCGACTGTTAAGACGCACCCACCAAGCGATGACACACAAAGTGGCCAAAATGTTGACCCTTTTGTTGATGATGAAG AAAATGAGATTGATAATCGAATAGGCACACTTCG TTCCAATGAAGCTATAAATGAGAGGGATAGGGAAATTGTGGCAATATTAAGAAACATGCTAGATAAATATAATAGTTTGGCAAAGTGTTTTCGCTTTGCAAGAAATAGGTACCAACAGGAAAATTGCACAAACATAAAGTTTAAGTTGATTagtaaaaggactacagatggcaGGACATACAGCTTGCCATCTGCATCTGAGGTAGCTGCATTGATTGTTGGCGATGTCAAACAACTTAGCAAAGATAGAGATATTATTATAGAGA GGAGGATGGATTTCATTTGG AAAAGGACGGGTGAATCTCCGTTAATTCTGAGATCAAAGAGATTATTCCAACAGTTTCTGGTAGATGCCTACACAATGGTGGAATCAAAGAGGTTAAAATTCTTTAGGTGTAAACAACCACAGTTGAGGGTTGATAAATACAAATGTCTGCATGAAAGTCTTATAAACGGGGATGTAGATGCTGCAAGGCTTGGCAAAAGAATCATTCTTCCCAGTACTTTTATCGGTGGACCTAGGTATATGATGAATAATTGTAAAGATGCATTTACAATTTGCAAATATACAGGATATCCTAGCTATTTTATTAACATGACCTGTAACCCTGAATGGGATGAGATAAGGAGAGAAGTGACTCCCATTGGATTGAAGGCAGAAGACCGTCCTGATATATTGTGTCGAGTTTTCAAGATCAAGCTTGATGGTTTGATTGATGGCGTAAAAGAGGGAAAAATCTTTGGCAAAATTTTGGGAT aCGTTTGCACTGTAGAGTTTCAAAAGAGGGGGCTTCCACATGCACATATCCTTTTATTCATGAGTAACAAGTTCAAGCCACAAACACCAGATGACATAGACAAACATATAACAGCTGAGATTCCTGATGAAAATGAAAGGGCAAATCTACATGGAGCTGTTCAAAATTACATAGTACATGGTCCATGTG AATTGTTGCTCAAGTTCGGGTGCCACATAAATGTGGAATACACATGCCAAACAAGTTTTATTAAGTATCTGTTTAAGTATGTACACAAGGGTAATGACCGCGTAACAGCTACTCTATACAATGCTGGTGATTCATCAGAAGCCACACAAGTTGTTGACGAAATTAGGAATTACTACGATTGTAGGTACATTTCG gatgagcaacctgtggTTTATGGTGAAACTTCTAATGTGAATGATATCGTCGAAAGAGCAATATCTCATAAGTCCATGTTTTTGGGATGGATGGCGGCGAACATGTCATATCCCTGTGCTCGAAGTCTGACTTATGCTGAGTTTCCAACCAAGTTTGTTTGGAAGGACAATTCTTCAAAGTGGTTTCCTCGAAAGAAAGGCTTCGCAATTGGAAGGTTGACTCATGTACTTGCAG AGTTAACAATGTCAAATGATGAGATTAAGCAGTTGTGCTTAATGGATATAGACAAGATCTTATATTCCTATGGTAAAACCTTGAAAGACTATCCTCCTATGCCTTTAGCAACTGAAGTTGATAGTCCTTTGTTAACCAAAAGGGTTATTAGGGAAGAGCTAAACTTTAACAGGGATGATTTAAAGAAAAATGCCTCAGACATGTTAGCCATCGCAATACCTGAGCAGAGATATGCATTCGATAAAATTGTTACAGCTGTGTATTGTGATGAAGGGGGTTTTTTCTTTGTGTATGGTCATGGGGGTACTGGAAAAATATTTCTCTAG
- the LOC107606597 gene encoding uncharacterized protein LOC107606597 — MECVANLRVYYNGEVVTNTHEGVTFVCECPLSFAIPCTMGFVELQNGLCNNIQSHILKRVSNLLYRSPVQVFGGLIQFQIMPITDDTSMQQMLYIYQQTRSHVPMIELYVEFEQQPGMSMVDNEINVDELGDIDWEEDNNDSEDEFEANYEVDDENDDRDLAGNPAVQDEANAIVSQHPFGVPSFMRTLDLEAMHALEFPEYANTCEGNVAAEDDEFSVRMEFGSRESVISAIKSYTISRGVDYTVYESKPQTFYAKCKGYGAGCDWLIRASLIRKKACWEIRRYNGKHTCTMGTISQDHAKLDSDTIADAIRPLVEADPSIKVKSVIAEVQGKFNYTVSYRKAWLAKQKAVAKIFGDWEVSYQTLPVWLKAMIVKMPRSRVQIKTLSVYRKSEEVQGVRVLHRVFWSFYPCIVAFRHCKPLVQVDGTHLYGKYKGALLVAVAQDGNQNIVPIAFAIVEGETADAWEFFLTNLRRYVVTIDGVGIISDRHTSINAAIARSNSAWSPPRAWHMYCIRHIGSNFLRRFKAPYLHKLVVNTGYSTTEQEYNKNYQRLKERGEAYTQWCDEIGVERWVLAFDGGHRWAHMTTNSVECINSVLKGARNLPVTVLVRSTFYRLNELFTRKSTEAHERRRNGFTYSEFATKRVEESFRRAGNVVVNRFDRRNEMFEVREMQDGTIYTVNLAQRHCDCGHF, encoded by the exons ATGGAATGTGTTGCAAACTTGCGAGTATATTATAACGGTGAGGTTGTAACAAACACACATGAAGGAGTcacttttgtttgtgaatgtccgtTGTCATTTGCCATTCCATGTACCATGGGTTTTGTCGAGTTGCAAAATGGTCTTTGTAATAACATTCAAAGCCACATTTTGAAAAGGGTGAGCAATCTTTTATACAGAAGTCCTGTGCAAGTATTTGGTGGCTTaatacagtttcaaataatgcCCATCACTGACGATACCAGTATGCAGCAGATGTTGtatatttatcaacaaacccgaTCTCACGTGCCGATGATAGAGCTATACGTTGAGTTTGAACAGCAGCCGGGGATGAGTATGGTCGACAACGAGATCAATGTTGATGAGCTCggggatatagattgggaagaagataatAATGACAGTGAAGACGAATTCGAAGCTAACTATGAAGTCGATGACGAAAACGATGACAGAGACTTAGCAGGCAATCCGGCGGTGCAAGATGAAGCAAATGCGATTGTAAGCCAGCACCCGTTTGGTGTTCCGTCTTTTATGCGGACTCTAGATCTCGAAGCCATGCATGCTCTGGAATTTCCTGAGTATGCGAATACAT GTGAAGGCAATGTTGCGGCGGAAGATGACGAGTTTAGTGTCAGAATGGAATTTGGTTCGAGAGAGTCGgtgatatctgcaatcaaaagTTACACCatctctagaggagttgattacactgTGTATGAGTCTAAGCCGCAGACATTCTATGCGAAATGCAAGGGGTATGGTGCAGGGTGTGACTGGCTTATTCGAGCTAGCTTGATTCGAAAAAAAGCTTGTTGGGAGATCAGGAGATACAATGGCAAGCACACATGCACCATGGGCacgatttcacaagatcatgccaagttggactcAGACACAATTGCAGATGCCATTAGGCCATTGGTCGAAGCAGACCCCTCGATAAAGGTGAAGTCTGTTATTGCAGAAGTTCAAGGCAAGTTCAACTATACTGTGAGTTACcgcaaggcttggttggcaaagcagaaagctgtCGCAAAAATTTTCGGCGATTGGGAAGTTTCTTACCAGACTTTGCCAGTATGGTTGAAAGCAATGATAGTGAAGATGCCAAGGTCTCGTGTTCAAATTAAAACGCTCTCCGTTTACCGCAAGAGTGAGGAGGTTCAAGGTGTAAGAGTTCTGCACCGTGTTTTTTGGAGCTTCTATCCGTGTATTGTAGCATTCAGACACTGCAAGCCGCTGGTGCAGGTTGATGGTACGCACCTGTACGGAAAATATAAAGGAGCACTTCTGGTAGCGGTTGCACAAGATGGGAATCAAAACATTGTGCCTATTGCATTTGCGATTGTCGAGGGCGAGACAGCAGACGCGTGGGAGTTTTTTCTAACCAATTTGCGGAGATATGTTGTTACCATTGATGGTGTGGGTATTATTTCTGACCGCCATACCTCCATCAACGCTGCAATAGCTCGCAGTAACAGTGCATGGTCACCACCAAGGGCGTGGCACATGTATTGCATCAGGCACATCGGGTCCAACTTCTTGAGGAGGTTCAAGGCTCCATATTTGCATAAACTTGTGGTGAATACAG GCTATTCTACGACGGAGCAGGAGTACAACAAAAACTACCAAAGGCTTAAAGAGCGGGGTGAGGCATATACTCAATGGTGCGATGAGATCGGTGTTGAGAGATGGGTGTTGGCATTCGATGGTGGTCATCGTTGGGCACATATGACGACAAACTCGGTAGAGTGCATAAATTCTGTCCTGAAGGGTGCACGCAACCTTCCTGTAACTGTCCTTGTCCGGTCAACTTTTTATCGGCTGAATGAGTTGTTCACTCGGAAGAGTACCGAGGCTCATGAGCGTCGCCGCAACGGATTCACGTATTCAGAATTTGCAACGAAGAGAGTTGAGGAAAGCTTTCGACGTGCAGGAAACGTTGTGGTCAACCGGTTTGACAGGCGCAATGAGATGTTTGAGGTTCGCGAAATGCAAGATGGTACCATTTACACGGTCAACCTTGCGCAACGACACTGTGACTGTGGCCATTTCTAG